GCGTTCGAATCACGAGGTACTGCTGTATACAAAACTCTGAGTTAAATAAAGTACCAGTACAGTAGCGCATGAATATTCTCTTGCACtaatttcccttcaactccttagtacacAGCTATTTTTCATAATATTATTTAATTTTAAGCACGAATCCTGAATTTACATGCTTTTTCTGATTCTGTTGATATAGGTCATGTCCTGCCAAAAATATCAAAGATGGTCAAAATTCCCTTCAAACATAAGCTTTGCCATGATGGTGTTCATTTGCCTCTGCATTTGTTTGTGCAGGTCTGAGTAAACAAATGTAAAGAGGAATGAAAGCAATCACAGCACAGCTTATATTGAGGCAATTTTGACCCCCTATATATTTTTACATCGGATCATAACCTACACcaacaaaatcagaaaaaaaaacatgcagattCAAGCTCCATATTTAAGTGTGATGCGCTGAAAAATAGCTGAGTAGTAAGGAGTTGAAGGGGAAtatgttaaaaaataaataaaaaatgtttaTGCACTATATACTttatttaaccccttcactccggcgacgccgacgttGGCGTCCGACGGGgtcaccatatggaaagggtttTAGTCCTCTTTTAAtctgaaaaggaaatggaagaggattaatcctcttccatttcctcttgaccctttccatactgtgacaccaacgtctgcgtcacggatggaaagggttaactcTAATTTTCGTATATTTGTCTTAACATTGttgttacaaatttatgctaatgtgatgcagaattttctcatttttctaaaTAATGAATGGTGGGATCAGGAAACCAGGTGGGAGTGAGGTGCGTAAGTTGTCgtttttaaccctttccatacgtgacacagacgtcggcgtcacagtatagaAAGGGTCAAGagcaaatggaagaggattaatccttttctaaatctttcaatcctcctctaaattccttttaatcctcttccacttcctcttaaagagatttagaagagaattaagaggtttagaagaggactaatgaTGATGACATCGGACGCCCTTCGAACTCTGACGTTAACGAACTGGCCACATTCACAATCACTGGCCCAGCTCTAGAGGCGACACTTGCAGGGCCTTGGCGTGCATTTGAGTATATAACTGTGGTTCCCATATGCATTTTATGGCTGTTTTTACACTTGTTTTGATTTCTACATTCTTTCCTATGGTTTTCTGGGATATGCAAAGATTACTGGAAGACATATGACAgcagaagagcagttggttaagtaggaaaTAAGTATGGACGAGTGCATGAACTGAAGCTTTTCCAACATGACTTCTACCAAACCTAGATAATAAAATGATTGTACAATGAAGTTGTTTGGCTACACCCAGCTAGACCTACTGGACACCCATACTAATTGCTCTCAGTGATGGGCTCTTTCCCACTCACCCCACTAGGGGTGAGTGGGAAAGAGTTTGCTTACCAAGTGATTACTTAAGAGGCAAGGGAGCTAGTGCTCATTAGGGGATGCTTCTTCTCTTAGGATGTCAACATGCCGGTCATAGGTATTCTTAAACGTGTTTACGCTGCAGTAAATTCTGAGGTAAAACAGAGTAGGCTGATCTGTTCCTGTACTCATATCTTGCCAATAGTAAGTGCTGGCTGGTCCACTTATTTGTCCTTAAACAAAAGGACCAATTGCCATACAATAAGCCACACGTTTGCCACTGTGAGTAGTAACACCTACAAATGAATTCACAGAGGGAGGGACTAGAGGCAGTCAACTGAGGGCAAGCATGCATGACATTGCCTCAGTGACAAGAAGTAACAGCGTGAGGGTGTGGCAAGGCGCCTTGCTGATGCGAGTCATTTCTAGTAAAacataaaaagataaattaaaaataGCGATACaatttacaaaaaaataaatttacaatcaAGTGATTAGCAATGGCAAAGCAATACGGCAGTGTGTTGTATGTGCACAGAGTCTTTCACTGTGAAACGGGTGAACTTGTTATAATACTACCAACATTTCAGCCTAGTTGACAAGGTATGAAGGAAACATGAATTATGAGCTCACCCTCGCCATCTCGAAGCCGTCAGGGTTCATGGAGGGCATGAGGTGTATCTCCGTGGTGTTGAGGAGACGCACCACCCTGGGGTCACCCTTGTTATAGGCGAACACCAGGTGCTGCGCCAAGGCCACCACTAAGGCCCGCCCCACGGCCTCGTCCCCGTGCATGTTGGCCACGTACTTCACCATGGGCTCACACAGGTCTCTCTGGGCCACGTTTTCGCTGATCTTCATGACGAGCAGCTCCCGCCCTTGCACGGACCTGCCCACACTGTACCCCTGGACCAGGCTCGGGTGCTGGCTGCTCAGCCTCTCGGCCAGCTGCGCCACCTCgtcatggtggtagtagtggctCAGGTCAACACCGTCTACATTTATAGCACCAACGCTGGGCCTCTTCCGGCTGGCGGATGACCCGTGAGTTAAGGCGACGAGGCTCAGTAAGGCCAGCAGCCCCGCGGCCGCCGAGGGAGCCATGGTGGTGCAACTGTTGACACTTCGCAGCCACGAACTCAGAGTGACTCACTGGCTGGCGCGTCTCGGCCCCGGGACGGCTGCCGCACCCCACACTTTCACTTCTCACTTACCGGGAAGTATATATCAGTGAAAAACTTAGTCAAACAACGCTATGACATACACCGAATTACTTTATTTTTGAAAAAGAGACAAATAAAGTCCAACATTTACACTAATTCACGATGACGTTGAATGTCTCCACATATGAACAGGGTTACCAACTACACTTCCTGTGGTCAGCttatttatgaaaaaaataaaaccaggGAAGAGTAAGCTCGCTGAATAATTATGAATGTTTTCAGTAGTACTCCAATTCGTCATAATCACCGTTAATGAATTATCAGTTTCCCTATGATGACTCAAGGTCACCTATTACATATATATAGGACTTTCTAGGTATACGTTTAAGGACACGTCCAAGGTTTCCGGCAAGGATACAGTATCTTTTATTTCACGGTCAACCTGGTAgtacatttttatattttctttgcgTGCGATCATTGACATcctgaactatatatatatatatatatatatatatatatatatatatatatatatatatatatatatatatatatatatatatatatatatgcactatAATATATATTGTCCACGGTACATAGTCTACAATTAAATTTCCTACAATGAACAAAAACATCATACTCCTGTTACAATGCCCAAATAATTAATGCTGAGAGATGGTAGAGGGAATTTAAAGtcatttttacagtaaaggaagcagttcaagaaaaaaaagtccactaatcactgctcatctatatatatatatatatatatatatatatatatatatatatatatatatatatatatatctatatatatatatatatatatatatatatatatatatatatatatatatatatatatatatatatatatatatatatatatatatatatatatatatatatatatatatatatatatatatatatatatatatatatatatatatatatatatccagatccagatatgAGTGGCctaagaggtcaattttggaaggaGAACTGTCtcgataggcaggaggaaacacacatGAAGGAAgacttccagagtttaccagtgtaagggatcaAAGAATGAAATTGCTGGTTAAATCTTGAATAGGGGATTTCGACAGTAGGTATAGGGATGACCTAGAGTAGAAAGACATGTGCAGCagtgccgcgggaggggaggaggcatgcagttgacATTTGACAAGTTCATGCacaagagcagtcaccatgaaaatatcgatagaagataaaaaaaaaaagtaacatagCGAAGGAATTTAAGAGACAGAagattgtcagtaagaggaggatagtagatgagacgaggagccttagccccccacacgagatgcatactccatacgagggcagacaagggcCTTAATTTGTAGATGGATAGCATccaggagggggaaaagaaatggCAGAGACAATAAAGAgcacccaacctcaaggaagctggtttagtaagagagatatgatgtttccagtcgaaattttgagttaaggataaaccgaggatgtttaatgtagaaggtgacagccgagtgttatcaaagaatagcggataggtgtttggaagattgtgttgagttaaCAGGTAAAGAAATAGAGTTTTTGAGGCAATGAAGGACACCATGCACCAGGTTCTCCTTGCCCCAGTCAGTTGTGATAGCAAGGTCCAAGGTTAAGCattttgcagcctccagcctggaatctcGTAGCTCCTGTTGGGAAGGtcaaatgaaatacaaataaaataaaataaaattcaaACTTTATTAAATACaatcatacctcggtttacgagctCAATTCATTCCAGAATTTTGCTCGCAAACCAAAATGAACATACACTGTGGTGCTGAGAACACAAAGATTTTACACTAGAACCCAAACGTAAGCGGACATGAATGCGCGGTGTTACATCCCCAGTGTCGCCACTGGGGTGGTCAAGGGGTCTtaggaaaagttacaaaaaaagacaaaaacaaaaactgggTTGGTTTGGCCTCAAATACCAGGTTCTTTTCCCCTTAACCGAACAACAAAGGAAATGGTCAACGGAAATGCAACTGAATACAAAAGACTTTATATTTACTAAatttgcatttacattatttacaaaaGAAAACCCAGGATTGCCAAAGCTACGCACTCCTTTAAAACATTTAACGGGTAATACACAATTGAAAAGCACAAACACTATTGACAACACGTGGGGCGAGAGGCAGCTCGTAACACAAGGGCAGAAACGTGGTAACatgaaaacactaaaaaaaatagcacagaaaaccacacacacaaaaataaacctTACCTTAAAACTAACGACTACTCTCTTCCATCAAGAGAAACACATGCCTGCAGGCGTGAAAAACTGTCAGAACTGCAGAAGTTACTGCAGAGAAACAAAGGTGAGAGAGAAGCCGGGCCCCCTAGCTCGACGTGgacgatgagggaaagaagggttcTGACCCAAGGGTCAATGCTTATATGTGGGGCTGTCCACTGCCCCCCCACAGGTGGGTTGCCAGCCGTTGTGCTGCGGTGCAGGACAACAGCCTCCCATGACAATTCAAGACTACAATCTTTTAATATAGTACAATAAATAAATTGCCTAACCTAAACATAAAAAGGGAAATATATAGGATATGTCACAATACTTCATAACGGGACGGAGAACATAAATGGAAGGAACAGTCCAGGCCAACATTGATCCCGGGTCACCACACAGTCGTCAGGCAGGGGAAAATTTGAGAACCCAGGTGGTAACTAGGCATCGCTCCCTAACCGGAAATCTCCAGTACGGAGGCAAGTTCTAAATTTAGGCTGGGACAGTGTGGATGGAAATTCCAGAGAACAAAGGAGTCACGTGGGCGAGCCACGTTGTGACCGCCAtgtctgtgaaaaaaaaaaaaaaagtgggaaaggCCTGGCCGTAACAGTGGGTGCTACCTCTGCGAGTATACAATGTGGACCAAGACCACATTCCCATTAT
The nucleotide sequence above comes from Eriocheir sinensis breed Jianghai 21 chromosome 17, ASM2467909v1, whole genome shotgun sequence. Encoded proteins:
- the LOC126999945 gene encoding carboxypeptidase E-like isoform X6 is translated as MAPSAAAGLLALLSLVALTHGSSASRKRPSVGAINVDGVDLSHYYHHDEVAQLAERLSSQHPSLVQGYSVGRSVQGRELLVMKISENVAQRDLCEPMVKYVANMHGDEAVGRALVVALAQHLVFAYNKGDPRVVRLLNTTEIHLMPSMNPDGFEMARK